Proteins encoded together in one Streptomyces sp. NA04227 window:
- the paaB gene encoding 1,2-phenylacetyl-CoA epoxidase subunit PaaB has translation MSTPVTTAVETPWEVFVRTRRGLGHQHVGSVLGADADLAMANARDLYTRRGEPSSIWVVRSADIRATSPDEKEPLFSNGTGKPYRLSEQYAAPAGGGDHGH, from the coding sequence ATGAGCACACCCGTGACCACCGCGGTCGAGACGCCGTGGGAGGTCTTCGTCAGAACCCGCCGCGGCCTGGGGCACCAGCACGTCGGCTCGGTACTGGGCGCCGACGCGGACCTGGCCATGGCCAACGCCCGTGACCTGTACACCCGGCGCGGCGAACCGTCCTCGATCTGGGTGGTGCGCTCCGCGGACATCCGGGCCACCTCGCCGGACGAGAAGGAGCCGCTGTTCAGCAACGGCACCGGCAAGCCGTACCGGCTCTCCGAGCAGTACGCGGCTCCGGCGGGCGGCGGTGACCATGGCCACTGA
- the paaC gene encoding 1,2-phenylacetyl-CoA epoxidase subunit PaaC, with translation MATEATAAGDTAVVDAPVADVAVEGIPHDTAALERDTARYALALGDDALILCQRLSGWVTRAPSIEEDLALSNIALDLLGHARTLLSYSAELTGGGDEDSLAFTRTERQFRNVLLAEIPNGDYAVTIARQLCLAHHTRLLYTALAGSADPVLAAFVTKAVQESAYHCTHAEQWAVRLGTGTEESHRRMQAGLDRVWPYIAELFAADEVTARLVAAGVAVDPASLRADWDAAVGAVLTRAGLTLPKPNWHSQGGRQGLHTEGFGPLIAELQAVHRQYPGGTW, from the coding sequence ATGGCCACTGAGGCAACGGCGGCCGGGGACACGGCAGTTGTGGACGCGCCGGTCGCGGACGTGGCGGTCGAAGGCATCCCGCACGACACCGCCGCCCTGGAGCGCGACACCGCCCGCTACGCGCTCGCGCTCGGCGACGACGCCCTGATCCTGTGCCAGCGGCTCTCCGGCTGGGTGACCCGGGCGCCCTCCATCGAGGAGGACCTGGCGCTGTCCAACATCGCCCTGGACCTGCTCGGCCACGCCCGCACCCTGCTCTCGTACTCCGCCGAGCTGACCGGCGGCGGCGACGAGGACTCCCTCGCGTTCACCCGCACCGAGCGGCAGTTCCGCAACGTGCTGCTCGCGGAGATCCCCAACGGCGACTACGCGGTCACCATCGCGCGTCAGCTCTGCCTCGCCCACCACACCCGGCTGCTCTACACCGCGCTCGCGGGCTCCGCGGACCCTGTGCTCGCCGCGTTCGTCACCAAGGCCGTCCAGGAGTCCGCCTACCACTGCACGCACGCCGAGCAGTGGGCGGTCCGCCTCGGCACCGGTACCGAGGAGAGCCACCGCCGGATGCAGGCGGGCCTGGACCGGGTCTGGCCGTACATCGCCGAGCTGTTCGCGGCCGACGAGGTCACCGCGCGGCTCGTCGCGGCGGGTGTCGCCGTCGACCCGGCGAGCCTGCGCGCGGACTGGGACGCGGCCGTCGGCGCCGTCCTGACCCGCGCCGGGCTGACCCTGCCCAAGCCCAACTGGCATTCCCAGGGCGGCCGGCAGGGCCTGCACACCGAGGGCTTCGGACCGCTGATCGCCGAACTCCAGGCGGTGCACCGGCAGTATCCCGGAGGCACCTGGTGA
- a CDS encoding (Fe-S)-binding protein: protein MQLAAIVVSLSLSAVGIALFVRAFWHFFRFFSLGAPLPENANRLDNPWQRSVTLVKEFLGHTRMAQWGLVGFAHWFVALGFYTLVLTILNAYGQLFEPDWVLPIIGGWLPYEMYIEFIGTGTTLGIITMFVIRQLSLPTKPGRKSRFAGSNRAHAYFVDIVIFLIGLSVMTLRGLEGVLHHADYGPENYVSYGLTLLFEGMATADVETLVYFFAMLKLGASFIWMITVSLNLDMSIAWHRMLGFPNIWFKRESSGRTALGALQPMSSGGKPINFEDPGEDEVYGVSQVEQFSWKGLLDFSTCTECGRCQSQCPAWNTGKPLSPKLLIMSLRDNSHAKAPYLLAGGGKTVEGEEKGSEEQLAGVPAAALAEAERPLIGTAEENGVIDPDVLWSCTTCGACVEQCPVDIEHVDHIVDMRRYQVMIESSFPSEAGTMLKNLEKKGNPWGLAKKQRLEWTKEVDFEVPVVGKDIEDLSEVDYLYWVGCAGALEDRAKKTTKAFAELLHIAGVKFAIMGGDEKCTGDSPRRLGNEPLFQELAMENVAALNMAFGEETDDDGKVTAESKKPKSAKKIVATCPHCLNTLGNEYPQLGGDYEVIHHTQLLQHLVDEGKLIPVTPVEGIITYHDPCYLGRHNKIYTPPREIIAKVPGLRNEEMHRHKERGFCCGAGGARMWMEERIGKRINNERVDEALSLNPDIVSTACPFCLVMLTDSVNGKKNDGVAKESITVVDVAQLLLDSVKTPGEPAGEAESEEVPEPEPVK, encoded by the coding sequence ATGCAACTCGCCGCGATCGTCGTTTCGCTGTCACTCAGCGCGGTCGGCATTGCATTGTTCGTGCGCGCCTTCTGGCACTTCTTCCGCTTCTTCAGCCTGGGTGCGCCGCTGCCGGAGAACGCGAACCGCCTGGACAACCCCTGGCAGCGCAGCGTGACGCTGGTCAAGGAGTTCCTGGGCCACACGCGGATGGCGCAGTGGGGCCTGGTGGGCTTCGCGCACTGGTTCGTGGCGCTGGGCTTCTACACCCTGGTGCTGACGATCCTCAACGCCTACGGCCAGCTCTTCGAGCCGGACTGGGTGCTGCCGATCATCGGCGGCTGGCTGCCGTACGAGATGTACATCGAGTTCATCGGTACCGGCACCACCCTCGGCATCATCACGATGTTCGTGATCCGGCAGCTCAGCCTGCCGACGAAGCCGGGCCGCAAGTCCCGCTTCGCGGGCTCGAACCGGGCGCACGCCTACTTCGTCGACATCGTCATCTTCCTCATCGGTCTCTCGGTGATGACGCTGCGCGGCCTCGAAGGCGTACTGCACCACGCGGACTACGGCCCGGAGAACTACGTCTCCTACGGTCTGACCCTCCTCTTCGAGGGCATGGCCACCGCCGACGTCGAGACCCTCGTCTACTTCTTCGCCATGCTGAAGCTGGGCGCCTCGTTCATCTGGATGATCACGGTCAGCCTGAACCTCGACATGAGCATCGCCTGGCACCGGATGCTCGGCTTCCCCAACATCTGGTTCAAGCGCGAGTCCTCGGGCCGTACCGCCCTGGGTGCGCTGCAGCCGATGTCCTCGGGTGGTAAGCCGATCAATTTCGAGGACCCGGGTGAGGACGAGGTCTACGGTGTTTCGCAGGTGGAGCAGTTCTCGTGGAAGGGTCTGCTGGACTTTTCCACGTGTACGGAGTGCGGGCGTTGTCAGTCGCAGTGCCCGGCGTGGAACACGGGCAAGCCGCTGTCGCCGAAGCTGCTGATCATGTCGCTGCGGGACAACTCGCATGCCAAGGCGCCGTATCTGCTGGCCGGTGGCGGCAAGACCGTCGAGGGTGAGGAGAAGGGCAGCGAGGAGCAGCTCGCCGGTGTCCCGGCCGCGGCTCTCGCGGAGGCGGAGCGGCCGTTGATCGGTACCGCCGAGGAGAACGGCGTGATCGACCCGGACGTGCTGTGGTCCTGCACCACCTGTGGCGCGTGTGTGGAGCAGTGCCCGGTCGACATTGAGCATGTGGACCACATCGTCGATATGCGGCGTTACCAGGTGATGATCGAGTCCAGCTTCCCGTCTGAGGCGGGGACGATGCTGAAGAACCTGGAGAAGAAGGGCAACCCGTGGGGGTTGGCGAAGAAGCAGCGTCTGGAGTGGACCAAGGAGGTCGACTTCGAGGTCCCGGTGGTCGGTAAGGACATCGAGGACCTGTCCGAGGTCGACTACCTGTACTGGGTGGGCTGCGCGGGCGCTCTGGAGGACCGGGCGAAGAAGACCACCAAGGCCTTCGCCGAGCTCCTGCACATCGCCGGGGTCAAGTTCGCCATCATGGGCGGGGATGAGAAGTGCACGGGTGACTCCCCGCGCCGTCTCGGCAACGAACCCTTGTTCCAGGAGTTGGCGATGGAGAACGTCGCCGCGCTGAACATGGCCTTCGGCGAGGAGACCGACGACGACGGCAAGGTGACCGCCGAGTCCAAGAAGCCGAAGTCCGCGAAGAAGATCGTCGCGACGTGCCCGCACTGCCTCAACACCCTGGGCAACGAGTACCCGCAGCTCGGCGGTGACTACGAGGTCATCCACCACACCCAGCTGCTGCAACACCTCGTGGACGAGGGCAAGTTGATCCCGGTGACGCCGGTCGAGGGGATCATCACCTACCACGACCCGTGCTACCTGGGCCGTCACAACAAGATCTACACGCCGCCCCGCGAGATCATCGCCAAGGTTCCGGGCCTCAGGAACGAGGAGATGCACCGTCACAAGGAACGCGGCTTCTGCTGCGGCGCGGGTGGTGCGCGGATGTGGATGGAAGAGCGGATCGGCAAGCGCATCAACAACGAGCGCGTGGACGAGGCACTGTCCCTCAACCCGGACATCGTCTCCACCGCCTGCCCGTTCTGCCTGGTCATGCTCACCGACTCCGTCAACGGCAAGAAGAACGACGGCGTCGCCAAGGAGAGCATCACCGTCGTCGACGTCGCCCAACTCCTCCTCGACTCGGTCAAGACGCCGGGCGAGCCCGCCGGTGAGGCGGAGTCCGAGGAAGTCCCGGAGCCCGAGCCGGTGAAGTAG
- a CDS encoding class I adenylate-forming enzyme family protein: protein MWLSQVLHRNRQCFGDRTALIDAERSVTWAELDDRTTRLAQGLAALGVAKGDRVAVLSLDRIEVLESYFALAKLGALFVPLNHSLTASEVTGMVRRTGVGVILGESALLDRHPELPVRLRLAVDGPRYAELTAPRAEGEEGTDEELFELPDVADSDLAAILHTSATTGRAKGVTVDYDSFRGISLGWLASARPTDDMVLVNCCPLYHGSMTITLTYMAAGATVVVMPGFTPQRALAAIEKHRATHVWLVPQMLRFLLQSKGLASTELGSVREVMYGAAPMPVEVYAEAVERLDCGFRQVYGMTEVGGPFVTLGPDDHPAGGIDAPLPAGRVIPGMSVRVLDDEGTQLPDGSVGEITVRGPGLMRGYWNNPAATEEITADGWIRTGDLGYLDETGLIHLVDRRKDLILRAGQNVYPAEIERALLTHPLVRDAAVIGVPDADYGEVPLAYVVTGPDGTGDQAADEAPAVTRAELTAHLAARLAPYKRPRHLEFIDQVPRSPAGKILKKLLRA, encoded by the coding sequence ATGTGGCTCAGCCAGGTCCTGCACCGCAACCGGCAGTGCTTCGGTGACCGTACGGCGCTGATCGACGCCGAACGCTCGGTCACCTGGGCCGAGTTGGACGACCGGACCACCCGGCTCGCCCAGGGGCTCGCCGCGCTCGGTGTCGCCAAGGGCGACCGGGTCGCGGTCCTGTCCCTGGACCGTATCGAGGTCCTGGAGTCGTACTTCGCGCTCGCCAAGCTCGGCGCGCTGTTCGTGCCGCTGAACCACAGCCTCACGGCGAGCGAGGTCACCGGCATGGTCCGGCGCACCGGCGTCGGCGTGATCCTCGGTGAGTCCGCGCTGCTCGACCGTCACCCCGAACTGCCGGTACGGCTGCGCCTCGCGGTGGACGGGCCCCGGTACGCGGAGCTCACCGCGCCCCGCGCCGAGGGCGAAGAGGGCACCGACGAGGAGCTCTTCGAGCTGCCCGACGTCGCCGACAGCGACCTCGCCGCGATCCTGCACACCTCGGCAACCACCGGGCGGGCCAAGGGCGTTACGGTCGATTACGACTCGTTCCGCGGTATCTCGCTGGGCTGGCTGGCCTCGGCCCGGCCGACCGACGACATGGTGCTCGTCAACTGCTGCCCGCTCTACCACGGCAGCATGACGATCACGCTGACGTACATGGCGGCGGGCGCCACCGTCGTGGTGATGCCGGGCTTCACACCGCAGCGCGCGCTCGCGGCGATCGAGAAGCACCGCGCCACGCACGTCTGGCTGGTCCCGCAGATGCTGCGCTTCCTGCTCCAGAGCAAGGGCTTGGCGAGCACCGAACTCGGCTCCGTACGCGAGGTGATGTACGGGGCGGCGCCGATGCCCGTCGAGGTGTACGCGGAGGCCGTCGAGCGGCTCGACTGCGGCTTCCGGCAGGTCTACGGCATGACCGAGGTGGGCGGCCCGTTCGTCACCCTCGGCCCCGACGACCACCCCGCCGGCGGCATCGACGCACCGCTGCCCGCGGGCCGGGTCATCCCCGGTATGTCGGTACGGGTGCTCGACGACGAGGGCACCCAACTCCCGGACGGCTCCGTCGGCGAGATCACCGTGCGCGGCCCGGGCCTGATGCGCGGCTACTGGAACAACCCGGCCGCCACCGAGGAGATCACCGCCGACGGCTGGATCCGCACCGGCGACCTCGGCTACCTCGACGAGACGGGCCTGATCCACCTCGTCGACCGGCGCAAGGACCTGATCCTGCGCGCCGGGCAGAACGTCTACCCCGCCGAGATCGAGCGCGCGCTGCTCACCCACCCGCTGGTGCGCGACGCCGCGGTGATCGGCGTCCCGGACGCGGACTACGGCGAGGTGCCGCTCGCGTACGTCGTCACCGGACCCGACGGGACCGGGGACCAGGCCGCCGACGAGGCGCCGGCCGTCACCCGCGCCGAGCTGACGGCCCACCTCGCCGCACGCCTCGCGCCCTACAAACGCCCCCGGCACCTGGAGTTCATCGACCAGGTACCCCGCAGCCCCGCCGGAAAGATCCTCAAGAAGCTGCTGCGCGCCTAG
- a CDS encoding MMPL family transporter, with protein MFARLLNLLEKGPRRLLWTVGLLALVALAGGGSQMTSMTMGVDDYDDAESTAVRVLDDVEKATGANLEQGYVVLVELDEPVDPASGERPEVLRRAVELIEKRPEVADVVDYVSAKNPAMVRKDGKSTYFVATVSGFAPGDAVTKAVTKTQDALDADKQLREHVTLGGPTTSNVEASAISSEDLGKAEALAFPVLLILLLFIFRGLIAALIPLGGALVSIAVALGVLGAVMTVVDLSVFALNLVMALGIGLSIDFSLLIISRFREELRAGHSTHEAIARTLRTAGRTVLFSGLTVATALASLLVFPQRFLYTMGVAGIATSLGALLFALLGLPALLAVLGERVNKWAPKSWQRAQEPRTGSESGGRWYRFSHGVMRRPVSAALAASAVLLVLALPAFGIKFTGIDAASMPEDSDAGRVYTTLEKEFPGSLQSPVHLISKAPKHAGTELAAYSKELGKVDGVADVTPPRPIGDGMWETQVALKDAPLSTAAQDTLDAIEKVAAPYPTVPTGNTALYDAMMTSLGDRLPLALGLMSLTTLFILFAMTGSVVLPLKAVITNLLTLAATLGLLIFVFQDGHFAGALDFTSQGALQPTMLIILLAVALAMSTDYTVFLLSRIKEGVDNGLPDREAIATGLEKVGRTVTLAAVLFCIPLGALMLSRLIFIKQLGLGTAASVVIDATLVRALLVPSLMALFGQANWWAPGPLRRFHQRFLSGLQERDEPPTSQATPAAPAAVDSQESVTTAGKA; from the coding sequence GTGTTCGCAAGGCTGTTGAACCTGCTGGAGAAGGGGCCCAGGCGTCTGCTCTGGACGGTCGGACTTCTCGCGCTCGTCGCCCTGGCGGGCGGCGGCTCCCAGATGACGTCCATGACCATGGGCGTGGACGACTACGACGACGCCGAGTCCACCGCCGTCCGGGTCCTGGACGACGTGGAGAAGGCGACCGGCGCCAACCTCGAACAGGGCTATGTGGTCCTCGTCGAGCTGGACGAACCGGTCGATCCCGCCTCCGGCGAGCGGCCCGAAGTGCTGCGGCGCGCCGTCGAGTTGATCGAGAAGCGGCCCGAGGTCGCCGACGTCGTGGACTACGTCTCGGCGAAGAACCCGGCGATGGTCCGCAAGGACGGCAAGAGCACCTACTTCGTCGCCACCGTCAGCGGATTCGCGCCGGGTGACGCCGTCACCAAGGCGGTCACCAAGACCCAGGACGCCCTGGACGCCGACAAGCAGCTGCGCGAACACGTCACCCTCGGCGGCCCGACCACCTCGAACGTCGAGGCCAGCGCGATCTCCAGCGAGGACCTCGGCAAGGCGGAGGCGCTCGCCTTCCCGGTCCTGCTGATCCTGCTGCTGTTCATCTTCCGCGGCCTGATCGCGGCACTGATCCCGCTCGGCGGCGCACTCGTCTCCATCGCCGTGGCGCTCGGTGTGCTCGGCGCGGTGATGACCGTCGTCGACCTCTCGGTCTTCGCGCTCAACCTGGTGATGGCGCTCGGCATCGGCCTGTCCATCGACTTCAGCCTGCTGATCATCTCCCGCTTCCGCGAGGAGCTGCGCGCGGGTCACTCCACCCACGAGGCCATCGCCCGCACCCTGCGCACCGCGGGCCGTACCGTCCTGTTCAGCGGCCTGACCGTCGCCACGGCGCTCGCCTCGCTGCTCGTCTTCCCGCAGCGCTTCCTGTACACGATGGGCGTCGCCGGTATCGCGACCTCGCTCGGCGCGCTGCTCTTCGCGCTGCTCGGGCTTCCGGCCCTGCTCGCCGTGCTCGGCGAGCGCGTCAACAAGTGGGCGCCCAAGAGCTGGCAGCGCGCCCAGGAGCCGCGCACGGGCAGCGAGTCCGGCGGCCGCTGGTACCGCTTCTCGCACGGCGTGATGCGCCGCCCCGTCAGCGCCGCCCTCGCCGCAAGTGCCGTACTGCTCGTCCTCGCGCTGCCCGCCTTCGGCATCAAGTTCACCGGCATCGACGCCGCTTCGATGCCCGAGGACTCCGACGCGGGCCGCGTCTACACCACGCTGGAGAAGGAGTTCCCCGGCTCGCTCCAGTCGCCGGTACACCTCATCTCGAAGGCCCCCAAGCACGCGGGCACCGAACTCGCCGCCTACAGCAAGGAGTTGGGCAAGGTCGACGGCGTCGCCGACGTCACGCCGCCGCGCCCGATCGGCGACGGCATGTGGGAAACCCAGGTCGCCCTGAAGGACGCCCCGCTCTCGACGGCCGCCCAGGACACCCTGGACGCGATCGAGAAGGTGGCCGCCCCGTATCCGACGGTGCCCACCGGCAACACCGCGCTGTACGACGCGATGATGACCAGCCTCGGCGACCGGCTGCCGCTCGCCCTCGGCCTGATGTCGCTGACCACGCTGTTCATCCTGTTCGCGATGACCGGCTCGGTGGTGCTCCCGCTGAAGGCCGTAATCACCAACCTGCTGACCCTCGCCGCCACCCTCGGCCTGCTGATCTTCGTGTTCCAGGACGGCCACTTCGCGGGCGCCCTCGACTTCACCAGCCAGGGCGCGCTCCAGCCGACGATGCTCATCATCCTGCTCGCGGTGGCCCTGGCCATGTCGACCGACTACACGGTATTCCTGCTCTCCCGCATCAAGGAGGGCGTCGACAACGGCCTGCCGGACCGCGAGGCCATCGCCACCGGCCTGGAGAAGGTCGGCCGCACCGTCACCCTCGCCGCGGTGCTGTTCTGCATCCCGCTCGGCGCGCTGATGCTGTCCCGGCTGATCTTCATCAAGCAGCTCGGCCTCGGCACGGCCGCCTCGGTCGTCATCGACGCCACGCTCGTCCGCGCACTGCTCGTGCCGTCCCTCATGGCGCTGTTCGGCCAGGCCAACTGGTGGGCGCCCGGCCCGCTGCGCCGCTTCCACCAGCGCTTCCTGAGCGGCCTTCAGGAGCGCGACGAGCCACCGACCTCCCAGGCAACACCGGCCGCACCCGCGGCCGTCGACAGTCAAGAGTCCGTGACCACCGCAGGGAAGGCCTGA
- a CDS encoding 2Fe-2S iron-sulfur cluster-binding protein — MTPVDGAVRTPSTPSRDRNLPTPAAPAPGFHSLPVHQVDRLTETAVAVTLGLPDGLAATFTHRPGQHIAVRHHLGADGTGEEIRRSYSICQPPGSAAVGTLRIVVKQLGPGGFGEHAVTRLTRGDRLEVGPPKGSFTLVDRPGAHHVLIGGGSGITPLLSMAAAALRDDPSCKVSLVYANRTARSTLLAEEIADLKDRHTGRFFVLHVLSREERESELLSGRVDAVKLPRLLAGLGALPEDPRTHFYLCGPWGLVESADEVLRELGAPASRVRRELFSTDPDAQDRAPRGAETEGGGARVTARLNGRSTEAEMTPQDASLLAAVLRHRPETPYSCRDGLCGSCRARVTDGKVVLDRRYALTQEEQDAGYTLPCQARPASDHVRLDFDA; from the coding sequence ATGACACCAGTAGACGGAGCAGTCCGTACCCCCAGCACACCGAGCCGCGACCGGAACCTGCCGACCCCGGCCGCGCCCGCGCCCGGCTTCCACTCGCTGCCGGTGCACCAGGTGGACCGGCTCACCGAAACCGCCGTGGCCGTCACCCTCGGGCTCCCCGACGGGCTGGCCGCCACCTTCACCCACCGCCCCGGCCAGCACATCGCCGTACGCCACCACCTGGGCGCGGACGGCACGGGCGAGGAGATCCGGCGCAGCTACTCGATCTGCCAGCCGCCCGGCTCCGCGGCGGTGGGGACCCTGCGCATCGTCGTCAAGCAGCTCGGCCCGGGCGGCTTCGGCGAGCACGCCGTGACGCGGCTGACCCGGGGCGACCGCCTCGAAGTCGGCCCGCCGAAGGGCAGTTTCACGCTCGTCGACCGGCCCGGCGCGCACCACGTCCTGATCGGCGGCGGCAGCGGCATCACGCCCCTGCTGAGCATGGCGGCGGCCGCCCTGCGCGACGACCCGTCGTGCAAGGTCTCGCTCGTCTACGCCAACCGCACGGCACGCTCGACCCTCCTCGCCGAGGAGATCGCGGACCTCAAGGACCGCCACACCGGCCGGTTCTTCGTCCTGCACGTGCTGTCCCGGGAGGAGCGCGAGTCGGAGCTCCTCTCCGGCCGCGTCGACGCCGTGAAGCTGCCGCGTCTGCTGGCCGGACTCGGCGCCCTGCCCGAGGACCCTCGTACGCACTTCTACCTCTGCGGCCCCTGGGGCCTGGTGGAATCCGCGGACGAGGTGCTGCGGGAGCTCGGCGCCCCCGCGTCCCGCGTCCGCCGCGAGCTGTTCTCGACGGACCCCGACGCACAGGACCGCGCACCCCGCGGCGCCGAGACCGAGGGCGGCGGCGCACGGGTCACCGCCCGGCTCAACGGCCGCAGCACCGAGGCCGAGATGACCCCCCAGGACGCCTCGCTCCTCGCGGCGGTACTGCGTCACCGGCCGGAGACCCCGTACTCCTGCCGCGACGGCCTGTGCGGCTCGTGCCGGGCGCGGGTGACCGACGGCAAGGTCGTACTCGACCGTCGCTACGCCCTGACCCAGGAGGAACAGGACGCCGGGTACACGCTCCCGTGCCAGGCCCGCCCCGCCTCGGACCACGTACGGCTGGACTTCGACGCGTAG
- the paaA gene encoding 1,2-phenylacetyl-CoA epoxidase subunit PaaA, with translation MMTADAALDERLEERFEELLRNDERVEPHDWMPDGYRRMLVRQIAQHAHSEIIGMQPEGAWIARAPSLRRKAVLLAKVQDEAGHGLYLYAAAQTLGVSRAELLDALHNGRQRYAGTFNHPALSWADTGAIAWLTDGAAVINQVPLCRTSYGPYARAMLRICQEETFHVRQGFDQLRALCQGTPEQREMAQDAVNRWWLPAVALMFGPPDTPGSKDRAASFGAAHTKRAIAWGIKRHPNDELRQRFVDICVPQAEELGLSLPDPALAWNAETGHYDFTPVSWDQYREVLGDDTQCARQRLAHRRAAHEDGAWVREAAVAAARREAEQQEQAEQPEQAAQAAQAAQTPAAGPAAEQNRGNPA, from the coding sequence ATGATGACCGCCGACGCCGCGCTCGACGAGCGCCTTGAGGAGCGGTTCGAGGAACTGCTCCGCAACGACGAACGGGTGGAGCCGCACGACTGGATGCCGGACGGCTACCGGCGCATGCTCGTACGGCAGATCGCCCAGCACGCCCACTCCGAGATCATCGGAATGCAGCCGGAGGGCGCCTGGATCGCCCGCGCCCCCTCGCTGCGCCGCAAGGCCGTCCTGCTCGCCAAGGTGCAGGACGAGGCCGGACACGGGCTCTACCTCTACGCGGCGGCCCAGACCCTCGGCGTCAGCCGCGCCGAACTCCTCGACGCCCTGCACAACGGCCGCCAGCGCTACGCGGGCACCTTCAACCACCCCGCGCTGAGCTGGGCGGACACCGGGGCGATCGCCTGGCTGACGGACGGCGCCGCGGTGATCAACCAGGTCCCGCTGTGCCGGACCTCGTACGGCCCGTACGCCCGCGCCATGCTGCGCATCTGCCAGGAGGAGACCTTCCACGTACGGCAGGGCTTCGACCAGCTGCGCGCGCTGTGCCAGGGCACGCCCGAGCAGCGGGAGATGGCGCAGGACGCGGTCAACCGCTGGTGGCTGCCCGCCGTGGCGCTGATGTTCGGCCCGCCGGACACCCCCGGGAGCAAGGACCGCGCCGCCTCCTTCGGCGCCGCCCACACCAAGCGCGCCATCGCCTGGGGCATCAAGCGCCACCCCAACGACGAGCTGCGCCAGCGGTTCGTGGACATCTGCGTACCGCAGGCCGAGGAACTGGGCCTGAGCCTGCCCGACCCGGCCCTGGCCTGGAACGCCGAGACCGGGCACTACGACTTCACCCCGGTGAGCTGGGACCAGTACCGCGAGGTGCTCGGCGACGACACCCAGTGCGCCCGCCAGCGCCTGGCCCACCGGCGCGCCGCGCACGAGGACGGCGCCTGGGTACGCGAGGCGGCCGTCGCGGCGGCGCGGCGGGAGGCCGAGCAGCAGGAACAGGCCGAACAGCCGGAACAGGCAGCACAGGCAGCGCAAGCAGCACAGACACCGGCGGCCGGACCGGCCGCCGAACAGAACAGGGGGAATCCGGCATGA
- the paaD gene encoding 1,2-phenylacetyl-CoA epoxidase subunit PaaD, with amino-acid sequence MRERLAPEEVRERVGAVPDPELPLITLAELGVVREVAEAPDGIVEVVVTPTYTGCPAMDIIVADIKAELARCGHPDGRVRTVLAPAWTTDWITDEGRRKLAENGISPPGSRTAPLEVRLGTGAVCPHCGSTATRPQSPFGVTRCQSVLVCVACRETFGHMKAI; translated from the coding sequence ATGCGCGAGCGGCTGGCTCCCGAGGAGGTACGGGAGCGGGTCGGTGCGGTTCCGGACCCGGAGCTGCCGCTGATCACCCTGGCGGAACTCGGGGTGGTACGGGAGGTGGCCGAGGCGCCGGACGGCATCGTCGAGGTCGTCGTCACCCCCACGTACACCGGCTGCCCCGCCATGGACATCATCGTGGCGGACATCAAGGCCGAACTCGCCCGCTGCGGGCACCCCGACGGGCGCGTGCGGACCGTTCTCGCACCCGCCTGGACCACCGACTGGATCACCGACGAGGGGCGGCGCAAGCTCGCCGAGAACGGCATCTCACCACCGGGCAGCCGGACCGCGCCGCTGGAAGTACGGCTCGGCACCGGCGCGGTGTGTCCGCACTGCGGCTCGACGGCCACCCGGCCGCAGAGCCCCTTCGGGGTGACGCGCTGCCAGTCCGTGCTGGTGTGCGTCGCCTGCCGGGAGACCTTCGGCCACATGAAGGCGATATGA
- a CDS encoding acyl carrier protein, giving the protein MSTVREMLVELTGMTEFGGGEIADDANLSASGVDSGDLVRLVLLIEERTGVEVTAEDMDDLSSISDYERLIADRRAAEGAA; this is encoded by the coding sequence ATGAGCACCGTACGGGAAATGCTCGTCGAACTGACCGGCATGACCGAGTTCGGCGGCGGTGAGATCGCCGACGACGCCAACCTCAGCGCGAGCGGCGTCGACTCGGGCGACCTGGTCCGCCTCGTCCTGCTCATCGAGGAGCGCACCGGCGTGGAGGTCACCGCCGAGGACATGGACGACCTGTCCTCCATCTCCGACTACGAGCGCCTGATCGCCGACCGCCGGGCCGCAGAGGGAGCCGCCTGA